A genomic segment from Zygotorulaspora mrakii chromosome 1, complete sequence encodes:
- the APL3 gene encoding Apl3p (similar to Saccharomyces cerevisiae APL3 (YBL037W); ancestral locus Anc_3.325), giving the protein MMDSRKPASNGSSHNYSTTIKGLQLFIADLRSSQYSDEHEKRIQSEIVKIKQQFDSAAKKSANGKDKLGGYQRKKYIAKLAYIYVTSNTTKLNDILFGLDQMLELLASDSFSEKFMAYMTLEFLYEHAIVISKVRDKVTHQLIKDISGSNDNFVALALNFIGVAGKLDIEMSKDDNLTTEVFQILRSPTSTVYLKKKSALAFLTLLKTNPGILIDDPQRKQLWIQRILSLLDDTQNYRLMLAVLPLVEYIAKNIDLECCIRLLRQLTQILYNCVIVGTSNSEKFPSEFKFANVPNPWLITKIVSLLSILIVSPTEANNTSSAVLQSSNIDRETLGKLRMCVTKAIEVGTKSCNDPMERIVLNTILFSLINFASKLDPSPEAISNSVSALCSLLTSAEINIRYLTLDSLVKLCSISGRHAIDTVRYKNLNLIFHILDSERDSSIVRKVVDLLYTFTDSENLQIIVQKLFEYVQSSRHPTDPFIKSDIAVKIAILSEKFAIDAHWYINVSLNLLSLTSNSTLNDDEIWQRLCQIVVNNTSLHQITCEHLVDYLRETHTSEAIVKTGAFLLGEYANLVFEKASVGELFNLFTDKYFTTSNVTRAMILTTIVKLYRFSTAIESVVIKFFQIELNSLDIELQTRSFEYLNFVQLSKLNGNTKLLDVLFSPMPPFNTRSNPLLKRLGSLPSSGYSSTFSESIGSLHGDKDRSTTPPTSFSQASGRPAPPRSRGTKSASINTLASEPMLSSGWEEGFSRMLSHRKGILYTSGFLRVIYRITNPETENLTRLKISLTFINQSELKINGLSTEINAIRTADNPEYVLRNIEPPSSIDVNPRGRSEQSFEVIVRKTFSVIDSPTVKVYFSCGGSTNSIVLKAAIGVTSTITSSAAAKNTISLPQFVTRWKTLREALGDDGEYILEKIQLRRKKSGNPDGEYLRSIYQCISRMGFNIVEQTSVNNTLFIAGIIHTKSEGSFGCLIKLKYDEPKREVSLTCRTTSNGSLAQNISECLKYAISN; this is encoded by the coding sequence ATGATGGACTCTCGGAAACCTGCATCTAACGGATCTAGTCATAACTATAGCACTACTATAAAAGGATTGCAATTATTCATCGCTGATCTTCGATCATCCCAGTATTCAGatgaacatgaaaaaagaattcagTCTGAAATTGTCAAAATCAAGCAACAGTTCGATTCAGCAGCTaaaaaatcagcaaatGGTAAAGATAAATTGGGTGGATATCAACgtaaaaaatatatcgcAAAATTGGCATATATTTACGTCACATCGAATACAACAAAATTAAATGATATTCTCTTTGGCTTAGACCAGATGCTAGAGCTATTGGCTTCTGACTCTTTTTCAGAGAAGTTTATGGCTTACATGACTTTAGAGTTTCTTTATGAGCATGCCATTGTAATTTCGAAAGTTCGTGATAAAGTTACACACCAGCTAATAAAGGATATATCTGGTAGCAATGATAATTTTGTAGCTCTAGCTTTGAATTTTATTGGTGTTGCGGGAAAGCTCGATATTGAAATGtcaaaagatgataatTTAACTACAGAAGTCTTCCAGATACTAAGGTCTCCTACATCAACGGtgtatctgaaaaaaaaatcagcatTGGCTTTTTTAACTCTGCTTAAGACGAATCCCGGGATATTGATAGATGATCCTCAACGTAAACAACTGTGGATACAGAGAATATTAAGTCTTCTTGATGATACTCAAAATTACCGTTTAATGTTGGCTGTATTGCCTTTGGTCGAATATATCGCCAAGAATATTGATTTGGAATGTTGCATTAGACTGCTGCGTCAATTGACACAAATACTTTATAATTGCGTCATCGTAGGTACTTCcaattctgaaaaatttccttcCGAATTTAAATTTGCAAATGTGCCAAATCCATGGCTAATTACCAAAATAGTATCATTGCTGAGTATCCTGATTGTTTCTCCCACAGAGGCTAATAATACTTCGTCCGCAGTTTTGCAATCGAGTAATATAGATCGTGAGACCTTGGGAAAACTGAGAATGTGCGTAACAAAAGCGATCGAAGTAGGAACCAAATCGTGTAATGATCCAATGGAAAGAATCGTATTGAATacaattttgttttctttgataaattttgcTTCCAAATTAGACCCATCTCCTGAAGCAATAAGTAATTCTGTGAGCGCACTATGCTCTCTATTGACTTCAGCAGAGATAAACATTAGATATCTGACTCTAGATTCTCTGGTGAAGTTGTGTTCGATTAGTGGCAGACACGCTATTGATACTGTCAGATATAAGAATTTGAATCTAATATTCCATATTTTAGATAGTGAACGCGACTCATCAATTGTAAGAAAAGTTGTTGATCTCCTCTATACCTTTACCGATTCTGAAAATTTGCAGATAATTGTACAGAAACTATTTGAATACGTACAGTCATCAAGACATCCGACTGATCCATTTATCAAATCCGACATTGCGGTCAAAATTGCAATTTTGAGCGAAAAATTTGCTATAGATGCCCATTGGTATATCAATGTTTCTTTGAACTTACTTTCTTTAACATCTAACTCAACTCTCAATGATGACGAGATATGGCAAAGACTATGCCAAATAGTAGTAAATAATACTTCATTACACCAGATTACCTGTGAGCATTTAGTGGATTATCTTCGTGAAACTCATACAAGTGAAGCTATAGTCAAGACTGGTGCATTTTTATTGGGAGAATACGCTAATTTGGTTTTTGAGAAAGCTTCTGTCGGGGAGCTTTTTAATCTGTTCACAGATAAGTACTTTACTACTAGTAATGTCACAAGAGCAATGATTTTAACAACAATAGTTAAGCTGTACAGATTTTCAACCGCCATAGAATCTGTAGTGATAAAGTTTTTCCAGATAGAGTTGAATTCGTTAGATATTGAGCTGCAAACAAGATCTTTcgaatatttgaattttgttcaattatcaaaattaaaTGGTAATACAAAACTTTTGGACGTTCTTTTTAGTCCCATGCCTCCCTTTAATACCAGGTCTAATCCGCTTTTGAAACGGCTTGGCAGTTTACCGTCATCTGGGTATAGCAGCACATTTTCAGAATCTATAGGCTCCTTGCATGGTGACAAAGATAGAAGTACAACCCCTCCGACATCTTTCTCTCAAGCGTCCGGCAGACCCGCTCCACCACGTTCCAGAGGAACGAAATCTGCCAGTATTAATACACTTGCATCTGAGCCAATGCTGTCTTCCGGATGGGAAGAAGGATTCAGCAGAATGCTTTCACATAGGAAAGGTATATTATATACATCGGGATTTTTGAGGGTGATTTATCGAATAACAAATCCTGAGACTGAAAATCTCACCCGATTGAAGATATCCTTGACGTTTATCAATCAGAGCGAACTAAAAATTAATGGGCTTTCCACGGAAATTAATGCCATCAGAACCGCTGATAATCCCGAATATGTTTTACGAAATATTGAACCTCCTTCTAGCATAGACGTCAATCCACGTGGACGTTCTGAGCAAAGTTTTGAGGTGATCGTAAGAAAAACGTTCAGTGTAATCGACAGTCCAACGGTCAAAGTCTACTTTAGTTGCGGTGGCAGTACAAATTCCATTGTATTGAAGGCAGCAATAGGTGTCACAAGTACCATCACAAGCAGCGCTGCAGCGAAAAATACGATATCTCTGCCGCAGTTCGTCACTAGATGGAAAACTTTGAGAGAGGCTCTGGGAGATGATGGAGAATAcatattggaaaaaatacaattgAGAAGGAAGAAATCGGGAAATCCCGACGGAGAATATCTTAGatcaatttatcaatgtaTTTCAAGAATGGGATTTAATATTGTTGAACAAACGAGTGTGAACAACACCCTATTTATAGCTGGTATCATTCATACGAAAAGTGAAGGCTCGTTTGGATGTTTGATAAAGTTAAAATACGATGAACCAAAAAGGGAGGTATCGCTGACTTGCAGAACAACATCTAACGGATCCTTAgctcaaaatatttctgaGTGCCTCAAATATGCAATATCCAATTAA
- a CDS encoding pyridoxal phosphate homeostasis protein (similar to Saccharomyces cerevisiae YBL036C; ancestral locus Anc_3.324), translating into MSLLVTERLEVVNILRKSINTSYKGLRGWNVSKAICSMSRKQELIKNYEDAVKECKNNNVLLLAVSKLKPASDIKILYDHGVRHFGENYVQELIEKSQLLPRDIQWHFTGGLQTNKCKDLAKIPNIAMVETIDSVKKAKKLNEARRTYNADEPPIACNIQINASNEEQKSGLTDAEEIFALVEFFLKPDTKNIVLNGLMTIGSWDVSHSAGTENQDFTKLVEWKELLDEKYGLDLKLSMGMTADYKQAIKQGSSEVRLGTTIFGNRPSRADAFV; encoded by the coding sequence atgtcaTTATTGGTTACCGAAAGGTTAGAAGTAGTTAACATTTTACGAAAAAGTATAAATACTTCATATAAGGGTCTTCGTGGTTGGAACGTATCAAAGGCTATTTGTTCGATGTCAAGAAAGCAAGAGTTAATCAAAAACTATGAGGATGCGGTGAAGGAATGTAAGAACAATAATGTCTTGCTACTAGCAGTGTCCAAATTAAAACCAGCCAGTGATATCAAAATACTGTATGATCATGGCGTAAGGCATTTTGGGGAAAACTATGTCcaagaattgattgaaaaatcacaaCTATTGCCAAGGGACATACAATGGCATTTTACCGGTGGGTTGCAAACTAATAAATGTAAGGATTTGGCCAAAATCCCAAATATTGCAATGGTGGAAACAATTGACTCAGTGAAAAAggcaaagaaattgaatgagGCACGTCGCACTTATAATGCAGATGAACCTCCAATCGCATGTAATATTCAAATTAACGCTTCTAATGAAGAGCAAAAGTCAGGATTAACAGACGCGGAAGAAATTTTCGCTTTGGTCGAGTTTTTCCTCAAGCCTGATACCAAGAATATAGTCCTAAATGGCTTAATGACGATCGGTTCCTGGGACGTCTCTCACAGCGCTGGGacagaaaatcaagattttACTAAACTGGTTGAATGGAAGGAACTCCTTGACGAAAAATATGGtcttgatttgaaattatcCATGGGCATGACAGCAGATTATAAACAGGCAATTAAGCAAGGATCATCCGAAGTTAGACTCGGGACAACAATTTTCGGCAACAGACCTTCCAGAGCAGATGCGTTTGTGTAG
- the IST2 gene encoding Ist2p (similar to Saccharomyces cerevisiae IST2 (YBR086C); ancestral locus Anc_3.323), giving the protein MPETFDQLDPNYVITLEYTRDNLIQLTTELAVKGLHVLTRPGYDSNTLYAFTRVEDRGFHTNVKSPKSIRVTEQSGNEILYRVCQPLKFVKSITPIHDFETRQKLESFSSKLIKGSFKIPADDDLIKLSYLTKNPRESLYFAFFKTYIQWLWPISMVGVFFRLFSKNTPSSEFNIQYSMCVSIWSLLFAATWVFQNESKFSSKFGKVNGYFNYTGKQLSSPTTVLYKKLCFIPVACLFAATLIAYQLFCFFIEIFVTQFYQGPLKSVISLTPLVLLSIFVPFLTNFYNRFFVDKLVEWENGSDPNKSKVEKNFVLAFLTSYMPLIITLFFYLPMGYKITPELKDFIVERSSHYRIPVQATDFIVDVNRYKNQFFYFTVTNHIVVMLMEDIVPYLTDRFLSSITKKPKEDIKAKKLNSIMKSNYPSEFKLWNDINNFNKTAYGEFNVDDNYKKVIVQYGYITMFSTIWPLAPFCCLCFNYLIFKIDLWRALKRCKPSSCPNDLEVAKDSFTARSASAGPWNTILETLTWIGTITTPSLIVMYRYSDFPGVGLNTVLQKRDLWYRYSPLSVSWTTILVTAILSEHVALLAYFYLTRIFSASTQKFVYGFVPAVESQEPPKINLSSMIKETVGIMNLVAEAKLPTPSERSEHINEKDKQIEKVNGTSGFSQRQIKSTESLDESENTNYRKNGPNTDVSKTVDNSERLDNGAALPKGEIFASPEDALETDGIAANGKMDHMRLPFEGLKDDSMENHKGKSKEKSKESPKESSLNQVKTSNSNDEVLSTAGATLPETIPTSKNYHLRYDKYGNPIQSSNSTKTSKSSLVDDTVGSSENSEYASKPTEIQHDEKPKDLEHEEKPEKSEQNGVVGTVRSKKDEILTNREQDLAAAAASNAISNHSRTSSKINAVQQFSRDVPTSLVSGKSSQDQAHTSMKAVASLKSKAASSVEHDGHVAPRKKSSSSKRSSVDMSSKESKEHKHKHKMGLLRKLKKKL; this is encoded by the coding sequence ATGCCTGAAACCTTTGACCAATTAGATCCGAATTACGTTATTACTCTTGAGTATACAAGAGATAATCTGATACAATTGACAACTGAGTTAGCCGTTAAAGGATTACATGTACTCACTAGACCAGGATATGATTCAAATACCTTATATGCCTTCACGAGAGTTGAAGATCGTGGGTTTCACACGAATGTCAAGAGTCCTAAATCGATTCGAGTTACCGAACAATCTGGTAACGAAATTTTATACAGGGTGTGCCAACCCTTGAAATTCGTCAAATCAATAACACCAATACACGACTTTGAGACAAGACAGAAATTGGAATCATTTTCAAGCAAGTTGATAAAAggctctttcaaaattcctGCTGATGACGATTTGATTAAATTGTCATATTTGACCAAGAATCCACGGGAGTCATTGTATTTTGCATTCTTCAAAACTTATATTCAATGGCTATGGCCAATATCTATGGTCGGTGTATTTTTCAGGTTATTCAGCAAGAATACACCATCATCCGAATTTAATATACAATATTCGATGTGTGTATCTATATGGTCATTGTTATTTGCAGCTACTTGGGTTTTCCAGAATGAATCGAAATTCAGCTCGAAGTTTGGTAAAGTCAATGGTTATTTCAATTATACGGGTAAACAACTAAGCTCTCCCACAACCGTGCTTTATAAAAAGCTTTGCTTTATTCCAGTTGCTTGTCTATTTGCTGCTACATTGATAGCATAtcaacttttttgtttctttattgaaattttcgtAACTCAGTTTTACCAGGGTCCGTTGAAATCAGTAATTTCATTGACACCACTAGTTCTCTTATCGATTTTCGTCCCATTCCTGACAAATTTTTACAATAGGTTTTTCGTTGATAAATTGGTTGAATGGGAAAATGGCTCGGACCCAAATAAGTCTAAAGTTGAGAAGAACTTTGTATTGGCCTTTTTGACAAGTTATATGCCCCTAATTATAACATTATTCTTCTATTTACCCATGGGCTATAAGATTACTCCGGAACTAAAAGATTTTATTGTCGAACGTTCAAGCCATTACCGTATTCCTGTCCAGGCAACTGATTTTATTGTTGATGTAAATCGTTacaaaaatcaatttttctattttaCAGTTACCAATCATATCGTCGTTATGTTAATGGAAGATATTGTACCATACCTAACCGATAGATTTTTGTCATCAATAACTAAGAAACCAAAAGAGGACATcaaggcaaaaaaattgaattcaatcATGAAATCAAACTATCCAAGTGAGTTCAAGTTATGGAACGACATcaataatttcaataaaaCTGCTTATGGAGAATTCAATGTGGACGACAACTACAAAAAGGTTATTGTGCAATACGGTTACATCACTATGTTTTCTACTATTTGGCCATTGGCTCctttttgttgtttatGTTTCAACTatcttattttcaaaattgatctTTGGAGGGCATTGAAAAGGTGCAAGCCTTCTTCTTGTCCAAATGATCTTGAAGTCGCAAAGGATAGCTTTACAGCTAGATCAGCTTCTGCTGGTCCTTGGAACACAATTTTGGAAACTCTAACGTGGATTGGCACGATCACAACACCATCCCTGATTGTCATGTATAGGTACAGCGACTTCCCCGGTGTAGGGTTAAATACAGTGCTGCAGAAAAGAGACTTGTGGTATAGATATTCGCCGCTATCTGTTTCTTGGACAACCATATTAGTCACTGCAATACTTTCGGAGCATGTGGCATTGCTAGCCTATTTTTACTTGACTAGGATTTTTAGTGCCTCCACTCAGAAGTTTGTCTATGGATTTGTGCCTGCTGTTGAATCTCAAGAACCTCCCAAAATCAATTTGAGCAGTATGATAAAAGAAACTGTTGGAATAATGAATTTGGTCGCGGAAGCTAAATTACCAACACCTTCAGAAAGGTCAGAGCATATCAATGAAAAGGATAAGCAGATAGAGAAAGTTAATGGTACTTCCGGATTTTCTCAACGCCAAATTAAAAGTACAGAATCATTGGATGAATCAGAGAACACTAACtacagaaaaaatggcCCGAATACTGACGTTTCTAAAACTGTTGATAACTCTGAAAGGCTGGACAATGGAGCGGCTTTGCCAAAGGGCGAGATTTTTGCATCACCAGAGGATGCTCTGGAGACAGACGGGATTGCAGCCAATGGCAAAATGGATCATATGAGGCTTCCTTTTGAAGGCTTGAAGGACGATTCGATGGAAAATCATAAAGGGAagtcaaaggaaaaatctAAAGAGAGTCCAAAAGAGAGTTCTTTAAATCAGGTAAAGACCAGTAACTCTAACGATGAAGTTTTAAGTACAGCCGGTGCCACCTTACCGGAAACTATTCCAACTTCAAAGAACTATCATTTAAGATACGATAAGTATGGAAACCCAATACAATCATCCAATTCAACGAAAACAAGTAAATCCTCACTCGTAGATGACACAGTTGGAAGCAGCGAAAATTCAGAATATGCCTCTAAACCAACTGAAATCCAACACGATGAGAAGCCAAAAGATTTAGAACACGAAGAGAAGCCGGAGAAGTCAGAACAAAATGGCGTCGTTGGCACCGTTAGAagcaaaaaagatgaaattttgacTAATCGAGAACAGGATCTTGCCGCCGCTGCTGCTTCTAATGCAATCAGCAACCACTCTCGAACTTCCTCTAAAATTAATGCTGTTCAGCAATTTAGCCGTGATGTTCCCACATCGTTAGTGTCAGGTAAATCTAGCCAAGATCAGGCTCACACATCGATGAAAGCGGTGGCAAGCCTTAAATCGAAGGCTGCTTCCTCAGTAGAGCACGATGGACACGTAGCTCCACgcaaaaaatcatcatcgtcgAAAAGATCTTCCGTGGATATGTCTTccaaagaatcaaaagagCACAAGCACAAGCATAAAATGGGCTTGTTGcgaaagttgaaaaaaaaactatag
- the POL12 gene encoding DNA-directed DNA polymerase alpha subunit POL12 (similar to Saccharomyces cerevisiae POL12 (YBL035C); ancestral locus Anc_3.322) → MTIESEILSQFGPEANTPEIVSGLEHLVKLHALSIEDLYIKWEQFSYQRHDINSLSESALGQFKNFLQLQVEKRAARIPNISKPTSSTKKPKVLKPLGSSPLFGLNVQKTPTQPKRKLNPSPSNPDKKSRLEFTAHSLEKDSLISSVKDGESKSQNAYIKQCADALTSPRRNVEPGKILDSLNPENLEIGRGIDVKGEQHVKIIPLYEPQLYKFRTMRQNLLDASDVLDEQIESFTKIVQQHFQLSPSDFGDPTIQAQNEIYTVGRIVPDSPSSDDFLNTESLALEISRMVGIGRRVRLDLTYVSEGSFFSGQIVALRGTNATGDSFTVSELLHLPYPNSPVSTADELEAYKATLNGSDLKVILTSGPYFSDTSFDMDYLMDFVDRINTKVRPHVLIMFGPFIDVTHPMVAEGTIPHFTNLKTQPNTLDEVFIKVVAPVLKKIDQNIQVILIPSTRDAISKHAAYPQDSLDKKQLQLTKNFKLFTNPATFQLNEVFFGCSNVDAFKDLREITKGGNTSMRNRFDRVSELILQQRRFYPQFPGAIKKLEISPGKSDDKVFEHISGADLEIPYLGLTEMVGDFAPDVIVIPSELQHFTKVVQNVIMINPGKFIKPSGAPGTYAQITISSPNINDGKLTRMSDTEPVYLHNVWKRARIDIVSN, encoded by the coding sequence ATGACCATTGAAAGTGAGATTCTCAGCCAATTTGGACCCGAAGCTAACACCCCAGAAATAGTTTCAGGGTTAGAGCACCTAGTGAAACTTCATGCCTTGAGTATTGAGGACCTGTATATCAAATGGGAGCAGTTCTCATATCAGAGACATGATATTAACAGCCTAAGCGAGAGCGCTCTTGGTcaattcaagaattttttacAACTTCAAGTTGAGAAAAGAGCTGCCCGGATACCTAATATAAGTAAACCCACTTCCAGTACAAAAAAACCCAAAGTTTTGAAACCGCTAGGCTCAAGCCCTCTATTTGGCTTGAATGTCCAAAAAACACCAACGCAACCTAAACGCAAATTAAACCCCAGTCCTTCTAATCCAGATAAGAAAAGTAGGCTAGAATTCACTGCACATTCTTTAGAAAAGGATAGTCTAATTTCGTCCGTAAAAGATGGCGAGAGCAAATCACAAAATGCCTATATCAAGCAGTGTGCAGATGCTTTGACTTCGCCCAGGAGAAATGTCGAGCCAGGAAAAATACTGGATTCACTCAATCCTGAGAACCTTGAAATTGGTAGAGGTATTGATGTGAAAGGTGAACAGCACGTCAAAATCATACCGCTTTATGAGCCGCAATTGTACAAATTTAGAACCATGAGACAAAACCTACTTGATGCTTCAGATGTCTTAGATGAGCAAATAGAATCATTCACCAAAATTGTGCAGCAACACTTTCAATTATCTCCCTCAGATTTCGGCGATCCAACAATACAAGcacaaaatgaaatatacaCTGTGGGGCGTATAGTCCCAGATTCTCCATCATCTGACGACTTCCTGAATACAGAGTCGCTTGCTTTGGAGATATCGCGAATGGTGGGAATCGGAAGAAGAGTCAGACTAGACTTGACATACGTGAGCGAAGGATCATTTTTCAGCGGTCAAATTGTTGCTCTTAGAGGTACCAACGCAACCGGGGACTCTTTCACAGTAAGTGAATTATTACATCTTCCTTATCCCAACTCTCCAGTGTCCACAGCGGACGAACTTGAGGCATACAAAGCAACTCTGAATGGCAGTGATTTGAAAGTAATTCTGACAAGCGGACCATACTTTTCAGATACCAGTTTTGATATGGATTACCTGATGGATTTTGTCGATAGAATCAACACCAAAGTTAGACCGCATGTTTTAATAATGTTTGGACCTTTTATCGATGTTACTCACCCTATGGTGGCAGAAGGCACAATTCCTCATTTCACAAACTTGAAAACACAACCTAATACTTTGGACGAGGTTTTTATTAAGGTCGTTGCGCCAGTTTTAAAGAAAATCGACCAAAACATACAGGTAATTCTAATACCATCTACAAGAGATGCTATTAGTAAGCATGCCGCTTATCCTCAAGACTCATTGGACAAGAAACAATTACAGTTGactaaaaatttcaaattatttaCTAACCCAGCAACGTTTCAGCTCAATGAAGTGTTTTTTGGGTGCTCTAATGTTGATGCGTTCAAGGACTTAAGGGAAATTACTAAAGGTGGGAATACCTCGATGAGAAATAGATTCGATAGAGTGTCTGAGCTCATACTGCAACAGCGTCGCTTCTATCCACAGTTTCCTGGTGCTATAAAAAAACTAGAGATATCGCCAGGTAAAAGTGATGATAAGGTGTTCGAGCATATATCCGGCGCTGATCTCGAAATCCCATATCTTGGACTTACTGAGATGGTTGGAGATTTTGCGCCCGATGTAATTGTAATTCCCAGTGAACTCCAACATTTCACTAAGGTAGTTCAAAACGTTATAATGATCAATCCCGGCAAGTTTATTAAACCCTCTGGTGCACCAGGCACGTATGCTCAAATTACAATTTCGAGTCCAAATATAAATGATGGAAAACTAACACGAATGTCCGATACAGAACCGGTTTACCTTCATAACGTCTGGAAACGTGCCAGAATTGATAttgtttcaaattga